One window of Phycodurus eques isolate BA_2022a chromosome 8, UOR_Pequ_1.1, whole genome shotgun sequence genomic DNA carries:
- the cpeb2 gene encoding LOW QUALITY PROTEIN: cytoplasmic polyadenylation element-binding protein 2 (The sequence of the model RefSeq protein was modified relative to this genomic sequence to represent the inferred CDS: deleted 1 base in 1 codon): protein MDPPVAHRVNSGNDNMLSGGLGAAFPEMPSTGVGGSGGSSSPSLPGFGTPWSVQTCSSSPPPGPPAAPAPCNPAADFYAGMPASSCVSPAFFQGFGGAFSPQIRRSPISPQMLHLQQQQRSNCNQQQHAMKPSPWGAHHGNGWSSGGASWGREHRKGAGASSPLKKPFQGGVIGPPKFPRSAAASPGPKSWAEDNVFRADGNSNAVASPQDRSRMYESLNMHSLESSLIDIMRAEQDPMKGRFGCLNPAADGLLMLNARSYGRRRGRSSLFPIDDNLLDDGHGNPGVPGSAGCFAHQNGERAERFSRKVFVGGLPPDIDEDEITSSFRRFGHLVVDWPHKAESKSYFPPKGYAFLLFQDETSVQALIEACMEEDGKLYLCVSSPTIKDKPVQIRPWNLSDSDFVMDGSQPLDPRKTIFVGGVPRPLRAIELATIMDRLYGGVCYAGIDTDPELKYPKGAGRVAFSNQQSYIAAISARFVQLQHGDIDKRVEVKPYVLDDQLCDECQGARCGGKFAPFFCANVTCLQYYCEFCWANIHSRAGREFHKPLVKEGADRPRQIHFRWN, encoded by the exons ATGGATCCCCCCGTGGCCCACCGCGTCAACAGCGGCAATGACAACATGTTGTCCGGGGGTCTGGGCGCCGCCTTCCCGGAGATGCCGAGCACCGGCGTCGGCGGCAGCGGCGGCTCGTCCTCGCCGTCCCTCCCGGGCTTCGGCACGCCTTGGTCGGTGCAGACGTGCAGCTCGTCGCCCCCTCCCGGCCCCCCGGCTGCACCTGCGCCCTGCAACCCCGCCGCGGACTTCTACGCGGGGATGCCGGCCTCCTCCTGCGTCAGCCCGGCCTTCTTCCAAGGCTTCGGCGGGGCCTTCTCGCCGCAGATCCGCAGGTCGCCCATCAGCCCGCAGATGCTCcacctgcagcagcagcagaggagCAACTGCAACCAACAGCAG CACGCGATGAAGCCGTCACCCTGGGGCGCTCACCACGGCAACGGCTGGAGCTCGGGAGGCGCGTCCTGGGGCCGGGAGCACCGCAAGGGGGCGGGCGCCTCGTCGCCCCTCAAGAAG CCTTTCCAGGGCGGCGTCATCGGACCGCCCAAGTTCCCGCGCTCGGCCGCCGCCTCGCCGGGGCCCAAGTCGTGGGCGGAGGACAACGTGTTCCGCGCCGACGGCAACAGCAACGCCGTGGCGTCCCCGCAG GACCGCTCGAGGATGTACGAGAGTCTCAACATGCATTCGCTGGAGAGCTCTCTGATTGACATCATGCGAGCCGAGCAGGATCCCATGAAAG GCCGTTTTGGATGCCTGAACCCGGCCGCAGACGGGCTCCTCATGCTCAACG CCAGGAGCTATGGGAGACGTCGAG GGCGCTCTTCTCTTTTCCCCATCGATGACAATCTCTTGGATGACGGCCACGGCAACCCGGGGGTCCCGGGCTCGGCCGGCTGCTTCGCGCATCAGAACGGCGAGCGCGCGGAGCGCTTCTCGCGCAAGGTGTTTGTGGGCGGGCTGCCACCTGACATCGATGAAG ATGAAATAACCTCCAGCTTCCGCCGCTTCGGTCACCTGGTGGTGGACTGGCCGCACAAAGCCGAGAGCAAGTCCTACTTTCCACCCAAAGGATACGCCTTCCTGCTGTTCCAGGACGAGACGTCCGTGCAGGCCCTGATTGAAGCCTGCATGGAGGAGGACGGGAAGCTCTACCTGTGCGTCTCCAGCCCCACCATCAAGGACAAACCC GTGCAAATCCGCCCGTGGAATCTGAGCGACAGCGACTTTGTGATGGACGGATCTCAGCCCCTGGACCCCCGCAAGACCATCTTTGTGGGAGGCGTCCCTCGTCCCCTGAGAGCGA TCGAGCTGGCCACGATCATGGACCGCCTCTACGGCGGCGTCTGCTACGCCGGGATCGACACCGACCCGGAGCTCAAGTACCCCAAGGGGGCGGGGCGGGTGGCCTTCTCCAATCAGCAGAGCTACATCGCCGCCATCAGCGCCCGATTTGTGCAGCTGCAGCACGGCGACATCGACAAGCGG GTGGAGGTGAAGCCGTACGTGCTGGACGACCAGCTGTGCGACGAGTGCCAGGGCGCCCGCTGCGGCGGCAAGTTTGCGCCCTTCTTCTGCGCCAACGTCACCTGCCTGCAGTACTATTGCGAGTTCTGCTGGGCCAACATCCACTCGCGCGCCGGCCGCGAGTTCCACAAGCCCCTGGTGAAGGAGGGCGCCGACCGCCCGCGCCAGATCCACTTCCGCTGGAACTAG